One Phenylobacterium hankyongense DNA segment encodes these proteins:
- a CDS encoding CoA transferase yields the protein MYDLLKGLRVVEGSAFIAGPTCGLYLAQLGAEVIRFDNIAGGPDFRRWPLSRDGSSLYWEGLNKAKKSVALDLSRPQGRELAQRLAAAPGEDGGLFVTNFPVDGFLAYETLKALRDDLICVRVMGWADGGPAVDYTVNAAVGVPLMTGPADDARPVNHVLPAWDLLTGAYAAFTLVSALMARRAAGQGREIRIPLSDMAASTLANMGMTAEAMLSGHQRPRMGNDLYGAFGRDFTSRDGRRIMLVAITPRQWKGVLGVLGIADAVAALEAEIGVSFAADEGLRFAHRDRLFPLFERAFAAKDLAELTPAFEADGVCWGPYQPLEQALQDPRLFAGNPVFSDLAHPSGERYPAPGFAATIPQDARASARPAPRLGQHTDEVLAELLGMPSGEIAALHDAGVVA from the coding sequence ATGTACGACCTCCTGAAGGGCCTGCGGGTGGTCGAGGGCTCGGCCTTCATCGCCGGGCCCACCTGCGGCCTCTACCTGGCGCAGCTTGGCGCGGAGGTGATCCGGTTCGACAACATCGCCGGCGGCCCGGACTTCCGCCGCTGGCCGCTCAGCCGCGACGGATCGAGCCTCTACTGGGAGGGGCTGAACAAGGCCAAGAAGTCGGTGGCCCTGGACCTCTCGCGGCCGCAGGGCCGGGAGCTCGCCCAGCGGCTGGCGGCGGCGCCGGGGGAGGACGGCGGCCTGTTCGTCACCAACTTCCCGGTGGACGGCTTCCTCGCCTACGAGACGCTGAAGGCGCTGCGCGACGACCTGATCTGCGTGCGCGTGATGGGCTGGGCCGATGGCGGGCCGGCGGTCGACTACACGGTCAACGCCGCCGTGGGCGTGCCGCTGATGACCGGACCGGCGGACGATGCGCGGCCGGTGAACCACGTGCTGCCGGCCTGGGACCTGCTGACCGGCGCCTATGCGGCCTTCACCCTGGTCTCGGCGCTGATGGCCCGGCGCGCCGCCGGCCAGGGCCGCGAGATCCGCATCCCGCTCTCCGACATGGCCGCCTCGACGCTGGCCAACATGGGCATGACCGCCGAGGCGATGCTGTCGGGCCATCAGCGGCCGCGGATGGGCAACGACCTCTACGGCGCCTTCGGCCGCGACTTCACCAGCCGCGACGGGCGGCGGATCATGCTGGTGGCGATCACGCCGCGGCAGTGGAAGGGCGTCCTCGGCGTGCTGGGGATCGCCGATGCGGTCGCCGCGCTGGAGGCCGAGATCGGCGTCTCCTTCGCCGCCGACGAGGGCCTGCGCTTCGCCCACCGCGACCGGCTGTTCCCGCTGTTCGAAAGGGCCTTCGCCGCCAAGGACCTGGCGGAGCTGACGCCCGCCTTCGAGGCCGACGGGGTCTGCTGGGGCCCCTACCAGCCGCTGGAACAGGCGCTTCAGGACCCGCGCCTCTTCGCCGGCAATCCGGTGTTCAGCGACCTGGCCCACCCGAGCGGCGAGCGCTACCCCGCGCCCGGCTTCGCCGCCACCATCCCGCAGGACGCGCGCGCGTCGGCCCGCCCGGCGCCCCGCCTGGGGCAGCACACCGACGAGGTGCTGGCCGAGCTGCTCGGAATGCCCTCGGGCGAGATCGCCGCCCTGCACGACGCCGGCGTGGTCGCCTAG